A window of Pararhizobium gei contains these coding sequences:
- a CDS encoding ABC transporter permease, translating to MNSHLQTGSYVSAPDKRASAKVSRETISAIAVAVICIFMLLGSRFINPSLGSWSQVETVLTLGSFLVVLSFGQGLVILSGGLDLSLPALITMGGVLSTSLVGAGSPDALFLLPLVLVACGLVGFCTAVGVVWLKVPPFIMSMATSIIVASAILGMTNGTPRGAAPELLTDLMKSHIAGVPASILLLLVFVLFGWVLQARSVFGRYVYAVGTNVQAARIAGVPVTLTQCLPYVISAACAGFVGMMLVGYSNGATLRMGDNYLLPSIAAVVIGGSSILGGRGTFLGTVGGAILLTTLGTVISAIGLNFGLRTIIEGSIILIALLLLRDEFFERLRAFRKS from the coding sequence ATGAACAGTCACTTGCAAACAGGCTCGTACGTTTCCGCGCCCGACAAACGCGCCAGCGCAAAGGTCAGCAGGGAAACCATCAGTGCAATCGCTGTCGCTGTCATCTGCATCTTCATGCTTCTGGGCTCCCGCTTTATCAATCCCTCACTCGGCTCGTGGAGCCAGGTCGAGACCGTTCTGACGCTGGGATCATTTTTGGTTGTGCTGTCTTTTGGGCAAGGCTTGGTGATCCTGTCGGGCGGCCTCGATTTGTCCCTTCCGGCGCTCATTACGATGGGCGGGGTTCTGTCGACAAGTCTGGTCGGCGCTGGCAGTCCGGATGCGCTGTTCCTTCTGCCTCTCGTCCTTGTCGCGTGCGGCCTTGTCGGTTTCTGCACTGCGGTTGGCGTCGTGTGGCTGAAAGTTCCTCCTTTTATCATGTCGATGGCAACATCCATCATCGTCGCGTCAGCGATTTTGGGCATGACCAATGGAACGCCACGTGGAGCGGCCCCTGAACTCCTGACGGATCTCATGAAAAGCCATATCGCCGGTGTTCCAGCGTCCATTCTTCTGCTTCTGGTCTTCGTGCTTTTTGGATGGGTATTGCAAGCGCGTAGCGTCTTCGGCCGCTATGTCTACGCCGTCGGCACCAATGTCCAGGCTGCCAGGATTGCAGGCGTGCCCGTAACGCTCACTCAGTGCCTGCCATACGTCATTAGCGCCGCCTGCGCGGGCTTCGTGGGCATGATGCTGGTCGGATATTCGAACGGCGCCACGTTGCGCATGGGTGACAATTACCTGCTTCCGTCGATCGCGGCGGTCGTTATCGGCGGCTCTTCCATTCTTGGCGGACGGGGCACGTTCCTCGGAACCGTCGGTGGCGCGATTTTGCTGACGACGCTCGGCACGGTCATTTCCGCAATCGGACTTAATTTCGGCCTTCGGACGATCATCGAAGGCTCGATCATCCTCATCGCTCTGCTCCTGTTGCGCGATGAGTTCTTCGAACGGCTGCGTGCATTCAGGAAATCCTGA
- a CDS encoding N-acyl homoserine lactonase family protein: MGKYSIWVCEYSYVASYHKSGVIYGAHNQGYVKLPYCYVVIQGEGHVAMVDVGFNNKDYGKHLGDKFGVENWRNPATVLAEVGIKPEDVDTCFITHCHFDHFGNVEDFPNAKFYIQEREISKWVWAMSLPDRMRWIMTAVDPGDIVRGVALARDRRLETVNGPMTDVLPGIDLHTAFDSHTFGSMWVTVRNDGQAQSSDTWVLAGDLVYVFENLKGPGSNVDLEDIFVPVGLAVGSQTNLILATEDMLSQVGHDVRRVIPIHEERLKDAFPSRITSEGLRVTEICLADGATSKVK; this comes from the coding sequence ATGGGAAAATATTCGATCTGGGTTTGTGAGTATTCCTACGTTGCCAGTTACCACAAGAGCGGTGTCATCTACGGCGCACACAACCAGGGTTATGTGAAGCTGCCCTACTGCTATGTGGTCATTCAGGGTGAAGGCCATGTCGCCATGGTCGATGTCGGCTTCAACAACAAGGACTACGGCAAGCATCTCGGCGACAAATTTGGCGTCGAGAACTGGCGCAACCCGGCGACTGTGCTCGCCGAGGTGGGGATCAAGCCGGAAGACGTCGATACGTGCTTCATCACGCATTGCCACTTCGACCATTTCGGCAATGTCGAGGATTTCCCCAACGCGAAATTCTACATTCAGGAACGGGAAATTTCGAAATGGGTCTGGGCGATGTCGCTTCCCGACCGGATGCGCTGGATCATGACGGCCGTCGATCCCGGCGACATCGTCAGGGGCGTGGCGCTCGCCCGCGACCGCCGGCTCGAAACGGTGAACGGCCCGATGACGGACGTGTTGCCTGGCATCGATCTGCACACGGCTTTCGACAGCCATACCTTCGGTTCGATGTGGGTCACCGTTCGAAACGACGGGCAGGCGCAGTCGTCCGACACGTGGGTGCTCGCGGGCGATCTCGTTTATGTCTTCGAAAACCTCAAAGGGCCGGGGTCGAATGTCGATCTGGAGGACATCTTCGTGCCGGTCGGCCTCGCAGTCGGAAGCCAAACCAATCTTATCCTCGCGACAGAAGACATGCTCTCGCAAGTTGGCCACGACGTTCGCCGGGTCATTCCCATTCACGAGGAACGGCTCAAAGATGCATTCCCGTCGCGTATCACCAGCGAGGGGCTTCGCGTCACCGAAATTTGCCTCGCAGACGGCGCAACTTCGAAAGTGAAATAA
- a CDS encoding methyl-accepting chemotaxis protein, which produces MTRPGVKVTLISIFILFGLLISAGALAAINSLGAVNASTREIATKWLPNVQLSNAIVRDMATLRIAYRNHVLSTMSDAKDAQSQLIDSTIVSLKGHVAAYVSNSDEEQALVSSLALAVDEYVGKTAKLIDLSRANRMEAASDYLTKIETLASQVTQKADALVAINSDGSAMAYDRSQQSYQATRTAMVVGAIAAALVLAVSIGFVVVGVANPIKRITSSMQRLAAGDTEAAIPFHGRSDEIGYMASAVEVFRVSALSKTRLEQEARENAVQTEADKVAAQQRAEADANHRLAVATTGLAGALTRLAAGDLNCTVTDVFSSEFEGLRENFNRSVAQLSVTLETVSHSITAIETGADQITAGTQHLSRRTAEQASTLEETAAALEQITVNVSSTSQRTDAARLTTENARKAARESAQVVSHAEDAMRRIEGSSGEISNIISVIDEIAFQTNLLALNAGVEAARAGEAGKGFAVVAQEVRELAQRSARAAKEIKVLIERSSGEVFGGVHLVREASASLTIIGDFIVEINGYMDEIAKATNEQSTGLKAVNTAVNSIDKTTQQNAAMVQEADGSVDVLNEEIARLKDVVKHFSFSERQSSETDFERDRKGLLRAG; this is translated from the coding sequence ATGACAAGGCCCGGCGTTAAGGTCACCTTGATTTCAATCTTTATCCTGTTCGGCCTGCTGATTTCCGCAGGCGCCTTGGCGGCGATCAACAGTCTCGGAGCGGTCAACGCATCGACGCGGGAGATCGCGACGAAATGGCTACCCAATGTCCAGCTGTCGAATGCCATCGTTCGCGACATGGCGACACTGCGCATCGCGTATCGCAACCATGTCCTGTCAACGATGAGCGATGCAAAGGACGCACAGTCTCAATTGATCGATTCAACCATCGTCAGCCTGAAAGGTCATGTGGCCGCGTACGTCTCAAACTCGGACGAGGAGCAGGCATTGGTATCGTCTCTCGCTCTTGCCGTGGACGAGTATGTGGGAAAGACAGCCAAACTCATCGATTTGTCGCGCGCGAACCGGATGGAAGCGGCAAGTGACTACCTGACGAAAATAGAGACGCTCGCCAGTCAGGTGACGCAGAAGGCAGACGCACTGGTAGCGATCAACAGCGACGGCAGCGCCATGGCGTACGACCGTAGCCAGCAATCGTATCAAGCCACCCGGACCGCAATGGTGGTTGGCGCGATAGCCGCAGCGCTTGTCCTTGCCGTATCGATCGGTTTCGTCGTTGTCGGCGTTGCCAATCCGATCAAGAGGATCACCTCCTCAATGCAGAGGCTGGCTGCGGGTGACACCGAGGCCGCCATACCCTTTCACGGACGGTCCGACGAAATCGGTTACATGGCATCCGCCGTCGAGGTATTCCGCGTGTCGGCCCTATCCAAGACCCGCCTCGAACAGGAAGCCCGGGAAAACGCGGTTCAAACAGAAGCCGATAAAGTTGCGGCACAACAGCGAGCCGAGGCTGATGCAAACCACCGGCTGGCTGTTGCGACCACGGGGCTTGCCGGAGCGTTGACGCGACTGGCCGCCGGCGACCTGAACTGCACGGTCACAGACGTTTTCTCCTCCGAATTTGAAGGACTGCGAGAAAACTTCAACCGATCGGTGGCACAGCTGTCGGTCACGCTGGAGACGGTGAGCCACAGTATAACGGCCATCGAGACCGGGGCGGACCAGATCACCGCGGGCACGCAGCATCTCTCCCGGCGTACCGCGGAACAAGCCTCCACGCTCGAGGAAACGGCGGCGGCCCTGGAACAGATAACGGTTAACGTGTCCAGTACATCGCAGCGTACCGACGCGGCGCGGCTGACGACGGAGAATGCCCGCAAGGCCGCAAGAGAATCTGCTCAGGTTGTCTCGCATGCCGAAGACGCCATGCGACGCATCGAAGGGTCATCGGGCGAGATATCGAATATCATCAGCGTTATCGACGAGATCGCGTTCCAGACGAACCTTCTGGCACTCAATGCCGGCGTCGAAGCGGCTCGGGCCGGCGAGGCCGGAAAAGGCTTCGCTGTCGTCGCGCAGGAGGTTCGCGAGCTTGCCCAGCGCTCCGCTAGGGCGGCAAAAGAGATCAAGGTCCTGATCGAACGCTCGTCGGGTGAGGTTTTCGGCGGTGTCCATCTAGTCCGCGAGGCGAGCGCGTCCCTCACCATCATCGGCGACTTTATCGTCGAGATCAACGGCTACATGGATGAGATAGCAAAGGCAACCAACGAACAATCGACCGGCCTGAAAGCGGTCAACACCGCCGTGAATTCGATCGACAAGACGACCCAGCAAAATGCAGCGATGGTCCAAGAGGCCGATGGTTCTGTCGACGTGCTAAACGAGGAGATCGCGCGGTTGAAGGACGTGGTCAAGCACTTCTCGTTTTCCGAGCGCCAATCCTCGGAAACCGATTTCGAGCGTGACCGCAAGGGCCTGCTTCGCGCGGGATAG
- a CDS encoding ABC transporter permease, whose product MSDIRIVHAKASMKSVLLRGSVIILALYIALYIAYVIQQPRALGAGAIASLVNNTVPLALAAAGQAIVVLSRGFDLSLAGVVSITNVVMAVYPLEGPAGALASLGICLAIGAAVGAVNGWLVAIMRIQAIAATLATMIVCQGIALVILDAPGGAVAEWVSYELTDRIFGVVPVSGLILGAVVCLWLLAKKTDFGVALYAIGADEHAARLSGIPVVKVRFFAFVFAGIIYGLAGYMLSAQTATGSPTAGEPLLMLSFAAVALGGTSLSGGRGGLFASVMGAATLMLLQKVLFSSGVSSFYTGIFQGAVLIFAVVFSGLLTRFGERKSK is encoded by the coding sequence ATGAGTGATATCCGTATCGTCCATGCCAAAGCATCGATGAAGAGTGTCCTGCTTCGAGGGTCCGTCATCATATTGGCTCTCTATATCGCTCTTTATATCGCTTACGTAATCCAGCAGCCGCGTGCGCTCGGTGCAGGAGCGATCGCCAGTCTCGTCAACAACACGGTGCCGCTGGCTCTCGCCGCCGCAGGTCAGGCCATCGTTGTTTTGAGCCGCGGGTTCGATCTTTCGCTCGCCGGTGTCGTTTCAATCACGAATGTGGTTATGGCGGTTTATCCACTTGAAGGTCCGGCTGGAGCGCTTGCGTCGCTCGGCATCTGCCTTGCGATAGGGGCCGCCGTCGGTGCGGTAAACGGCTGGCTGGTGGCTATCATGCGCATTCAGGCGATAGCGGCAACCCTTGCGACCATGATCGTGTGCCAGGGTATCGCGCTCGTCATTCTGGACGCGCCGGGTGGCGCTGTCGCGGAGTGGGTCAGTTATGAGCTCACCGACCGGATTTTCGGTGTCGTTCCCGTCTCCGGCCTGATCCTGGGCGCGGTGGTGTGCCTCTGGCTTCTGGCCAAGAAAACGGATTTCGGCGTTGCCCTCTACGCCATCGGAGCGGACGAGCATGCCGCCAGATTGTCGGGTATCCCTGTCGTGAAGGTGCGGTTCTTCGCATTCGTTTTCGCCGGCATAATCTACGGCCTGGCGGGTTACATGTTGAGCGCGCAAACCGCCACGGGAAGCCCGACGGCCGGTGAACCGCTTCTCATGCTCTCGTTCGCAGCTGTTGCTCTTGGGGGAACATCGTTGTCGGGAGGGCGAGGAGGGCTGTTCGCCTCCGTTATGGGCGCCGCCACTTTGATGCTGCTGCAGAAAGTTTTGTTCTCAAGCGGTGTGTCTTCTTTCTATACCGGAATTTTCCAGGGCGCGGTGCTGATCTTTGCCGTCGTGTTCAGTGGGCTGCTAACGCGGTTCGGCGAAAGGAAAAGCAAATGA
- a CDS encoding sugar ABC transporter ATP-binding protein: MELPRRGLGGKMLNSITRLPSEQADIGGLELSVANVGKSYGATVALENADISLRAGEVHALLGENGAGKSTLVRVLAGAVVPDRGAMKLHGVQYRPMSITQARHEQVATAFQELSLVPNLSVAQNLLLPRIPKSAYFILSTGETMRRASSILTRYDLERINPAAEVSSLPLADRQRLEIVRALENAGRVLILDEPTASLAETDWLFGQIRRATDRGVAVLYISHRLAEVREICERATVLRNGRTIGTVSLADATNDDIFEMMVGHRVEHVRRHVSSAIKDDAPRLGVASLSNGILADASFDLRPGEILAVAALEGQGQRSLFRCLAGLEPAKSGSIKIDGAEHAISSPRKALKAGSGIAYLPEERKTEGILAGLSAATNIVVPILSRISSGRFVGRKAEAGAARPEGAKVELNERYLSFAVGDLSGGNQQKALIARTLATGARTLLLFDPTRGVDVGTKQAIYSAIRAFAASGGSVLFYSSELPEIVQLADRCMVLYHGKIAEIFEGAEIDEQRLVAAMIGHGTTFATKVTR; encoded by the coding sequence GTGGAGTTACCGCGACGAGGTTTAGGAGGAAAAATGTTGAATTCAATAACCCGCTTGCCGAGCGAGCAGGCCGACATCGGCGGTCTGGAGCTGTCTGTTGCCAACGTTGGAAAATCCTATGGCGCAACGGTTGCCTTGGAGAATGCCGACATTAGCCTACGCGCAGGGGAGGTGCATGCGCTCCTCGGTGAGAACGGTGCTGGCAAGTCTACGCTCGTGCGTGTCTTGGCAGGTGCAGTGGTCCCCGATCGGGGCGCAATGAAACTTCATGGCGTGCAGTATCGGCCGATGTCGATCACCCAAGCGCGGCACGAGCAAGTGGCAACGGCCTTTCAGGAACTAAGTCTGGTGCCAAACTTGTCTGTCGCGCAGAATTTGTTGCTGCCGCGGATCCCCAAAAGCGCATACTTCATTCTGTCTACCGGTGAAACGATGCGGAGAGCGTCGTCGATACTGACGCGGTACGACCTAGAACGCATCAACCCTGCAGCAGAAGTGTCTTCGCTTCCTCTGGCAGACCGTCAACGTCTCGAAATTGTCAGAGCATTGGAAAATGCCGGGCGGGTATTGATCCTCGACGAACCGACCGCTTCGCTTGCCGAAACCGATTGGCTGTTTGGCCAGATACGCCGTGCAACGGATCGCGGCGTAGCAGTCCTCTACATTTCCCATCGCCTTGCAGAGGTTCGCGAGATTTGCGAGCGCGCGACAGTCCTGCGCAACGGTCGCACGATCGGGACCGTTTCACTCGCCGACGCAACCAACGACGACATTTTCGAAATGATGGTGGGGCATCGGGTCGAGCATGTGCGGAGACATGTAAGCAGCGCGATTAAGGACGATGCTCCGCGTCTTGGCGTAGCGTCGCTCAGCAATGGTATACTCGCAGATGCGTCTTTCGATCTGCGCCCCGGCGAGATCCTGGCCGTGGCCGCGCTCGAAGGGCAGGGCCAACGTTCGTTGTTTCGCTGCCTCGCCGGGCTGGAGCCGGCGAAGTCCGGCTCGATAAAAATCGACGGCGCCGAGCACGCGATCTCCAGTCCTCGCAAGGCGCTCAAGGCAGGCAGCGGCATTGCCTATCTTCCCGAAGAACGCAAGACGGAAGGGATACTCGCCGGCTTGAGCGCTGCGACAAATATCGTCGTACCAATCCTGTCCAGAATTTCCTCTGGGCGTTTTGTCGGGCGGAAAGCCGAAGCCGGAGCGGCCCGCCCGGAAGGGGCAAAAGTCGAACTGAACGAGCGCTACCTTTCCTTCGCGGTCGGCGATCTTTCCGGCGGCAATCAGCAGAAGGCATTGATTGCGCGAACGCTGGCCACTGGTGCGCGAACACTGCTTCTGTTCGATCCGACCCGAGGAGTCGATGTCGGGACGAAACAGGCGATTTACAGCGCGATCAGAGCTTTTGCCGCAAGTGGCGGTTCGGTTCTCTTCTACTCGTCTGAGTTGCCGGAGATCGTTCAGTTGGCCGATCGTTGCATGGTCCTCTATCACGGGAAAATCGCTGAAATCTTCGAAGGTGCAGAAATAGATGAACAGCGCCTGGTTGCCGCCATGATCGGGCACGGCACTACTTTCGCGACGAAGGTGACGCGATGA
- a CDS encoding 3-hydroxyacyl-CoA dehydrogenase yields MDSKHIAIVGAGLVGSGWAVVFARAGYRVSVYDPSEAVRRGVLSWAKSTLGSLHSAGLVDDPTGILEKIRIVESMAEAVNGAVYVQESVFETIDVKSAVSLDIDKHLSPDAIVGSSSSGIPASRFTEACANRKRFLIAHPVNPPHLVPVVELVPAPWTDPLAVDRARQLMTEVGQVPVSLQREVDGFILNRLQGALLNEAWALYSEGYASIDDIDATVRAGLGLRWLFMGPFETIDLNAPGGIADYAARLGPMYHQMALSRRDPKPWSPETIASAEIERRRSLTAEQLVQRREWRDLVLARLAAFKQTEGIL; encoded by the coding sequence ATGGATAGCAAACACATCGCAATCGTCGGAGCTGGGCTGGTGGGTTCTGGCTGGGCGGTTGTGTTCGCTCGCGCTGGGTATCGAGTTTCCGTCTACGACCCGTCGGAGGCAGTACGGCGCGGTGTATTGAGCTGGGCAAAATCCACCTTGGGGAGCCTGCATTCTGCTGGGCTGGTCGATGATCCGACCGGCATTCTTGAGAAAATTAGGATTGTCGAGAGCATGGCGGAGGCTGTCAACGGAGCAGTCTACGTTCAAGAATCGGTTTTTGAGACGATCGACGTCAAATCGGCAGTCTCTCTCGATATCGATAAACATCTTTCTCCGGACGCGATCGTCGGATCATCCTCCTCTGGAATCCCCGCATCACGCTTTACGGAAGCCTGCGCGAACAGGAAGAGGTTTCTGATTGCTCATCCGGTCAATCCGCCGCATCTCGTGCCGGTCGTCGAGCTGGTGCCGGCCCCTTGGACCGACCCGCTCGCGGTCGATCGGGCACGCCAGCTGATGACGGAGGTCGGACAGGTTCCTGTGTCTCTCCAGCGGGAAGTCGATGGTTTCATTCTCAATCGGTTGCAAGGCGCGCTACTCAATGAGGCCTGGGCACTCTACTCCGAGGGATATGCCAGCATCGACGATATCGACGCAACCGTCAGGGCGGGGCTCGGTCTGCGGTGGCTTTTCATGGGGCCGTTTGAAACCATTGATCTAAACGCCCCCGGCGGAATTGCCGACTACGCGGCGCGCCTTGGGCCCATGTACCACCAGATGGCCTTATCCCGCCGGGATCCCAAGCCGTGGTCGCCCGAAACTATTGCCTCAGCAGAGATTGAGCGTCGAAGATCTCTGACTGCGGAGCAACTCGTCCAAAGGCGAGAGTGGCGAGACCTCGTCCTCGCCCGACTGGCCGCATTCAAGCAGACTGAAGGCATTCTTTAA
- a CDS encoding sugar ABC transporter substrate-binding protein — translation MLNKTMKTTLAALSLLAAGTMLAQPAAAQDEKFKIYLSLSYSGNAWQSEAANIVKALAATAPYKDMVELKEVISGTDPQAQISAYESMIDDGAAGIISFPISSTALNRTIKRGCDEGVLFFMYDATVTEKCAYNVSYVTAGFGENSAQALVNALGGKGNIFLSRGVPGNSVDKRHTDGALSVFDKYPDIKVVAEYYSYWDDRTTQQETAKALAAHPDVDGIWAQAGEYGAIQAQLDKGDKLVPMTGENSNGFRLALANPEMQAKGLKGVSAGSPPATSGYAFKLMMEILTKKRDLKAMNIEYPLPWAPADKIKICTGDKFEDGCNAFPESKVPSSFVTEVLDPVMLPELSIQSALNGTPVDGATIQPLPEEVKEAANAPGINCDKCEPPADMYKLSKIEPTVAN, via the coding sequence ATGCTGAACAAAACGATGAAAACCACACTTGCAGCCCTATCCCTACTGGCCGCGGGGACGATGCTCGCGCAGCCGGCAGCAGCGCAGGATGAGAAGTTTAAAATCTACCTGAGCCTCAGCTATTCGGGCAACGCCTGGCAATCCGAAGCCGCGAACATTGTCAAGGCGCTGGCTGCGACCGCTCCTTACAAGGACATGGTCGAATTGAAAGAAGTCATTTCCGGAACGGATCCGCAGGCTCAGATTTCGGCCTATGAAAGCATGATCGACGATGGCGCCGCTGGCATCATCAGTTTCCCCATCTCGTCGACGGCACTGAATCGCACCATCAAGCGCGGCTGCGACGAAGGCGTCCTGTTCTTCATGTACGATGCGACGGTCACTGAAAAATGCGCCTACAACGTCAGCTATGTCACGGCCGGCTTCGGTGAAAACAGTGCGCAGGCTTTGGTGAACGCGCTTGGTGGAAAGGGCAATATCTTTCTCAGCCGGGGCGTTCCCGGCAACTCGGTCGACAAACGCCACACCGACGGTGCGCTAAGCGTTTTTGATAAGTATCCGGACATCAAGGTCGTCGCGGAATATTACTCGTACTGGGATGACCGCACTACACAGCAGGAGACCGCGAAGGCACTGGCGGCACATCCTGACGTGGACGGGATATGGGCCCAGGCTGGCGAGTACGGAGCGATCCAGGCCCAGCTGGACAAGGGCGACAAGCTCGTTCCGATGACCGGAGAAAACTCCAACGGCTTCCGTCTCGCTTTGGCGAACCCCGAGATGCAGGCCAAGGGACTGAAGGGCGTTTCGGCCGGATCGCCACCGGCGACATCGGGCTATGCCTTCAAGCTGATGATGGAGATCCTGACCAAGAAGCGGGACCTCAAGGCGATGAACATCGAATATCCGCTGCCATGGGCTCCAGCCGACAAGATCAAGATCTGCACCGGCGATAAATTCGAGGACGGCTGCAATGCGTTTCCGGAAAGCAAAGTGCCATCTTCGTTCGTCACGGAGGTGCTAGATCCTGTAATGCTTCCCGAGCTCTCAATTCAGTCAGCACTCAACGGCACGCCCGTGGACGGCGCAACGATCCAGCCGCTGCCGGAAGAGGTCAAGGAAGCAGCGAATGCACCGGGCATCAATTGCGACAAGTGCGAACCGCCGGCCGATATGTACAAGCTTTCGAAGATCGAACCGACCGTAGCCAACTGA
- a CDS encoding LacI family DNA-binding transcriptional regulator, which translates to MECDYVCAAPQLSKSLHRTEERMTTLDQKSPSRRRVTVKDLAKDLGMSVSTVSRAFYPEAIVAPATRTLVLERARAIGYKANPYAQSLITKRTQIVGLVVADITNPFYPEVMTRLTADLQVLGMNVMLVSANATDKVDDAVQLLLSYQPDLVIILAAALSSRAVQECSEAGSPCIFFNRLSGDAAEHGVTCDNIAGGINVADYLVDLGHKRLLYVAAFPGASTNVERQRGFCERALARGVAAPLVIEAGSFSYEAGFAAAKTMAELPERPDAVFCANDIVAIGFIEGVRTLGFSVPEDISVVGFDDIAMAAWPSHALTTVRQPVEEMLSITVEFARKLASDPDAPGEVHRIPPGPLIERGTTRRRGTL; encoded by the coding sequence ATGGAGTGCGACTATGTTTGTGCAGCGCCACAACTCAGCAAATCACTTCATCGAACGGAGGAACGCATGACTACACTGGACCAAAAGAGCCCTTCTCGAAGGCGTGTAACCGTTAAAGATCTGGCCAAGGACCTGGGAATGTCTGTCTCCACAGTCTCGCGCGCATTCTATCCGGAAGCGATCGTTGCTCCCGCGACCAGAACCCTTGTGCTCGAGCGGGCCCGTGCGATCGGATATAAAGCGAACCCTTACGCTCAGAGTCTCATTACAAAACGGACGCAGATCGTGGGTCTGGTCGTCGCTGATATCACCAACCCGTTCTATCCAGAGGTGATGACTCGTCTGACTGCGGACCTGCAAGTGCTTGGAATGAATGTCATGCTTGTCTCAGCAAACGCGACGGATAAGGTCGATGACGCGGTTCAACTGTTGCTGTCCTACCAGCCTGATCTCGTTATCATCCTTGCGGCCGCACTCTCCTCCCGCGCCGTACAGGAATGCAGCGAGGCAGGAAGTCCTTGCATTTTCTTCAACCGCCTTTCCGGCGACGCGGCGGAACACGGGGTTACGTGCGACAATATTGCTGGCGGAATAAATGTCGCCGACTACCTCGTTGATCTTGGACACAAACGCCTCCTGTACGTGGCCGCATTTCCGGGGGCATCCACCAACGTCGAACGCCAACGGGGCTTTTGCGAACGGGCCCTGGCGCGAGGCGTTGCGGCTCCTCTTGTCATAGAAGCAGGCAGCTTCAGCTACGAGGCGGGCTTTGCGGCGGCCAAAACCATGGCGGAACTTCCCGAAAGGCCCGATGCGGTTTTCTGCGCAAACGACATTGTTGCCATCGGGTTCATAGAAGGTGTCCGGACACTCGGCTTCTCCGTTCCGGAGGATATCTCAGTCGTCGGCTTTGACGACATTGCGATGGCGGCCTGGCCGTCACACGCGCTGACCACCGTCAGGCAACCCGTCGAGGAGATGCTTTCGATCACGGTCGAGTTTGCTCGCAAACTTGCATCCGATCCCGACGCGCCGGGCGAGGTGCACCGTATTCCGCCGGGCCCTTTGATAGAGCGCGGAACCACGAGACGGCGGGGGACGCTATGA